ACCCGATGCGGCAACTTCGGATCACCACACTTCGGACAGGGGACAAGCGCCGCAGCCGCCGCCCTGTGGTGCGTCCGGCGCTTGCGCTTCCTCTGCTTCGAAACCTTCTTCTTGGGAACGGCCATTCTGCCTCCCGGCTTCAGTCCCGCT
The genomic region above belongs to Gemmatimonadota bacterium and contains:
- the rpmF gene encoding 50S ribosomal protein L32, which produces MAVPKKKVSKQRKRKRRTHHRAAAAALVPCPKCGDPKLPHRVCPTCGTYRDVQVLEVEQE